A genomic region of Synergistaceae bacterium contains the following coding sequences:
- the cobD gene encoding cobalamin biosynthesis protein CobD translates to MQFPIIFALAVLLDLTLGEINILPHPVKLIGRLINFLQAELFDLHSFKNGLAVTCITLFAAGLVVYLLLYISGCNDLVKIYLLYAALSWRDLKDETRPILFCLMRHDLEGARKFLSRVVGRDTQNLSEIEITRAVIETISENCIDGIISVIFYSWLGYCVNNSYGAYIFVWIFKAASTLDSMIGYKNFYEFGRPSAKLDDILNFIPARIGGVIIIISGGIKNIRRAAKIFCQDRLKHSSPNSAHGESAFSGVLNIKLGGGAYYNNKFIARPYLNESGNEPEIFDIVRAWQLLDISCALFAVIIIFLACLAA, encoded by the coding sequence TTGCAGTTCCCGATAATATTTGCGCTTGCTGTATTGCTTGATTTGACACTGGGCGAGATAAATATTTTGCCTCATCCGGTTAAATTAATAGGGCGGTTAATAAATTTTTTGCAGGCGGAATTATTTGATTTACACTCATTTAAAAACGGTCTCGCAGTAACTTGTATAACACTCTTTGCTGCGGGGCTTGTTGTTTATTTATTGCTATATATTTCAGGCTGCAATGATTTAGTCAAGATATATTTATTATATGCTGCTTTATCATGGCGGGACTTGAAAGATGAGACCCGGCCGATTTTATTTTGCTTAATGAGGCATGATTTAGAGGGCGCAAGAAAATTTTTATCACGAGTCGTCGGACGAGATACTCAAAATCTTTCAGAAATAGAAATCACCCGCGCAGTAATCGAAACTATTTCAGAAAATTGTATAGACGGCATTATTTCAGTAATATTTTATTCGTGGCTGGGATATTGCGTAAATAATTCTTACGGGGCTTATATTTTCGTCTGGATATTCAAGGCAGCCAGCACACTTGACTCAATGATAGGCTATAAAAATTTTTACGAGTTCGGGCGGCCAAGCGCAAAACTTGACGACATATTAAATTTTATACCTGCTAGAATCGGCGGAGTCATTATTATTATTTCCGGAGGCATTAAGAATATAAGGCGGGCTGCGAAAATTTTTTGTCAAGACAGATTAAAGCATTCAAGCCCTAACAGTGCACATGGTGAAAGTGCATTTTCCGGAGTCTTAAATATAAAGCTCGGCGGAGGTGCGTATTATAATAATAAATTCATAGCGCGGCCATATTTAAACGAGTCAGGGAATGAGCCGGAAATTTTTGATATTGTCAGAGCATGGCAGTTATTAGATATTTCTTGCGCGTTATTTGCTGTGATTATTATATTTTTAGCGTGCCTTGCTGCTTGA